Proteins from a genomic interval of Candidatus Binataceae bacterium:
- a CDS encoding NAD(P)/FAD-dependent oxidoreductase, with protein sequence MDDATFLAELKLDFDPDKLREKYIKERDKRIRKDGNSQYVEVKGKFAHYLADPYVKPGFAREPLNDEVDVVVIGGGFGGLLAGARLFEAGIKDVRVIESGGDFGGTWYWNRYPGAQCDIESYCYLPLVEELGYMPKEKYSFAPEIYEHSQRIAKHYNLYEKALFQTHVAELRWDEKASRWIVSTDRKDSIRARFVIMATGPLNRPKLPAITGIDEFEGHTFHTSRWDYEYTGGNHSGGLTKLADKRVAVIGTGATAIQCVPFVGEYAKQLYVFQRTPSSVDVRGNKPTDPEWAKTLKPGWQRERRENFNNLVIGVPVEEDMVADGWTDIFRNLGIAAKKNHRATEMTKRQAAMMMEIADFQKMNGVRARVDEIVSDPATADALKPWYRQFCKRPTFNDQYLPTFNRPNVQLIDTSPNQGVERITKNGIVSNGVEYPVDCIIFATGFEVGTAWTRRAGYEIYGIDGQTLTDYWSDGVKTYHGFSAHGFPNCYILGQSQNGASVNLTSVLDDQAQHITWIIKQIKDRGLHYAHPTKEAEAAWVAEIKRLAVVAARFLTNCTPGYYNNEGHFGEDGAEGFGGGTYAPGINAFNALMKKWREKGDLEGLELG encoded by the coding sequence ATGGATGACGCAACGTTTCTCGCCGAACTCAAACTCGATTTCGATCCCGACAAGCTGCGCGAAAAGTACATCAAGGAGCGCGACAAGCGCATCCGCAAAGATGGCAATTCGCAGTACGTCGAGGTCAAGGGCAAGTTCGCCCACTACCTGGCTGACCCCTACGTAAAGCCCGGCTTCGCTCGCGAGCCGCTGAACGACGAGGTCGATGTAGTCGTTATCGGCGGCGGCTTCGGCGGATTGCTCGCCGGCGCCCGCCTGTTCGAAGCCGGCATCAAGGACGTCCGCGTCATAGAGTCGGGCGGCGATTTCGGCGGCACCTGGTACTGGAATCGCTATCCAGGCGCGCAGTGCGACATCGAGAGCTACTGCTACCTGCCGCTAGTCGAAGAGCTCGGCTACATGCCCAAGGAGAAGTACTCCTTCGCGCCCGAGATCTACGAACATTCGCAGCGGATCGCCAAACATTACAATCTGTATGAGAAGGCGCTGTTCCAGACGCACGTCGCCGAGCTGCGCTGGGACGAGAAGGCATCGCGCTGGATCGTCTCGACCGATCGCAAGGATTCGATTCGCGCGCGCTTCGTGATCATGGCGACCGGGCCGCTCAATCGTCCGAAGCTGCCCGCCATCACCGGAATCGACGAATTCGAGGGCCACACCTTCCACACCAGCCGCTGGGACTACGAGTACACGGGCGGCAATCATTCTGGCGGTCTGACGAAGCTCGCCGACAAGCGCGTCGCCGTTATCGGCACCGGCGCGACGGCGATTCAGTGCGTGCCCTTCGTCGGTGAGTATGCGAAGCAGCTTTATGTCTTCCAGCGCACGCCGTCATCGGTTGACGTGCGCGGCAACAAGCCGACCGATCCAGAATGGGCTAAGACGCTGAAACCCGGATGGCAGCGCGAGCGGCGTGAGAATTTCAACAACCTCGTTATCGGCGTTCCGGTCGAAGAGGATATGGTGGCCGACGGATGGACCGACATCTTCCGCAACCTGGGAATCGCGGCCAAGAAGAATCATCGCGCGACGGAGATGACAAAGCGTCAGGCCGCGATGATGATGGAAATCGCCGACTTCCAGAAAATGAACGGGGTACGCGCGCGAGTCGATGAAATCGTGAGCGATCCGGCTACGGCCGATGCGCTCAAGCCGTGGTATCGCCAGTTCTGCAAGCGGCCGACTTTCAACGATCAATATCTGCCGACCTTCAATCGGCCGAATGTTCAGCTTATCGACACCAGCCCGAACCAGGGCGTGGAGCGGATCACCAAGAACGGAATTGTTTCCAACGGCGTTGAATACCCGGTGGATTGCATCATCTTCGCGACCGGCTTCGAGGTCGGCACGGCATGGACGCGGCGGGCGGGCTACGAGATCTACGGCATCGACGGCCAAACGCTGACTGACTATTGGTCCGACGGCGTGAAGACCTACCACGGCTTCTCAGCTCACGGCTTCCCGAATTGCTACATCCTCGGGCAGTCGCAGAACGGTGCGTCGGTAAACCTGACCTCGGTGCTCGACGACCAGGCCCAGCACATTACCTGGATCATCAAGCAGATAAAGGATCGCGGCCTGCACTACGCGCATCCGACCAAAGAGGCGGAAGCGGCATGGGTCGCGGAAATCAAGCGCCTCGCGGTCGTCGCGGCGCGATTCCTGACGAATTGCACGCCCGGCTATTACAATAACGAAGGCCACTTCGGCGAAGACGGCGCCGAGGGTTTCGGCGGCGGCACCTATGCACCGGGGATCAACGCATTCAACGCGCTGATGAAAAAATGGCGCGAGAAAGGCGACCTCGAAGGCCTCGAGTTGGGTTGA
- a CDS encoding SDR family oxidoreductase produces MAERVAIVTGAGTGIGKHAALALMREGFAVVFAGRRLELIEAAAAEGHASGALSLTVQTDVRDPESVKSLFAATREAFGRLDVLFNNAGIGAPAVPLEDLSLERWRSVVETNLTGVFLCTQEAFRIMKAQEPRGGRIINNGSISAHAPRPNSAPYTSTKHAMTGLTKCTALDGRKYDIACSQIDIGNAATEMTARMSKGVPQASGELAVEPTFDVEHVARAVVYMATLPLDANVQYMTIMATKMPFVGRG; encoded by the coding sequence ATGGCGGAAAGAGTTGCAATCGTGACTGGCGCGGGAACTGGAATCGGCAAGCACGCGGCACTCGCCTTGATGCGCGAAGGATTCGCCGTCGTCTTTGCGGGACGGCGGCTCGAGTTGATCGAAGCGGCGGCAGCCGAGGGCCACGCTTCCGGCGCTCTCTCTCTGACGGTGCAGACCGACGTTCGCGATCCGGAATCGGTGAAGAGTCTTTTTGCCGCGACGCGCGAGGCGTTCGGCCGGCTTGATGTGCTGTTCAACAATGCCGGAATCGGCGCTCCTGCCGTGCCGCTCGAAGACTTGTCGCTCGAGCGTTGGCGCTCAGTTGTCGAGACTAATCTCACAGGCGTATTTCTATGCACACAGGAGGCCTTCCGTATCATGAAGGCCCAGGAGCCGCGCGGCGGGCGTATCATCAACAACGGATCGATCTCCGCGCATGCGCCGCGTCCCAATTCCGCACCCTACACTTCGACCAAGCACGCGATGACGGGGCTGACGAAATGCACCGCGCTCGACGGCCGCAAGTACGATATTGCCTGTAGTCAGATCGATATCGGCAACGCCGCGACTGAGATGACGGCGCGGATGTCGAAGGGAGTTCCGCAAGCCTCAGGCGAACTCGCGGTCGAGCCGACCTTCGATGTCGAGCACGTCGCGCGCGCCGTCGTGTACATGGCGACGCTGCCGCTCGACGCGAATGTGCAGTACATGACGATCATGGCGACCAAGATGCCATTCGTCGGCCGCGGCTGA